The window GTACCGGGACTTCATGGGGCAGACTTCCCCTGTGGAATGGAACCGTACCTATGGCTCGTTTGCCGATGGCACAGCCCGCCGTATGGAGCTGCTGCAGACTAACCACCGTCTTGCCACCCACGACGGCCATGCCCTGACAACAGCCATGTACTGGTTTACCAATGCCCTGGATGTAAAGCCTTCCCTTGCCGACAGTAATCATATTTATATGATCAAGGAAGTTCTGGCGCTGCTCGCCATGCTGGCTGCCCTGGCATCCATGCTTCCCCTTTGTCTGCTTTTTGCCCGGCTGCCTTTCTTTGCGCCCATTGTGCAAGGTTTGGAAACGTCGAACTTAAAGCTGGTTTCCCCCAAAGGCAGGCGGAAAGTTGCCATTATTGCCATATTGGTAAGCGGTCTTACCTTCCCCTTCCTGGGACAGCTCGGCCATGGGCTTATGCCGGTGCCGGAAAATATTTTCCGCATGACCATAGGCAACGGCTTTATCACCTGGCTTACCTTTTTGATGCTGGTTTCCCTCTTCATGCTTTTGCACTGGTACAAAAAAGGTGAGGGCAAACGCATTGGTGCGACCCTCTACGATCTTGGACTTGGGGACAAAGCCGCGCCGGACAGGCTTAATTGGCAGGTCATAGGCAAATCGGTTTTGCTTGCTTTTATCCTGACCGGGATTATGTATATCCTGGTATGTGTCTGCGTGACGGTTTTTCAGCTGGACTTCCGGTTTATCTGGCCTTTCTTCAGGCCCTTTACGTTTAACCGGCTGGGACAATTTTTCGTTTACCTTCCCTTCTATGCCGCTTTCTTTACCGTGAACGCCGGGGTCAGGCTCTACGGTCAGCTGCGGCTGCCGGAAAAAAGTTCTCCTGCCAAAACCCAACTGGCCTGGTGGGGCTACAGTGTCTTTATCATGCTTGGGGGCGTGTTCCTTATTGTCCTTATCGAGTATATTCCCTTCTTTTTAGGCTTTGGCCCCGGCGCGGATCTGCTCTTTTCGTCCCTCTTTGGAGGGCCTTTTATGTCGGTAATGATACTGCTTATCCCGCAGTTTGCGGTTTTCTTCTTCCTCTCCACTTGGCTCTACCGCAAAACCGGCCGCATATACCTGGGCTCCTTTATTGTGGCAATACTGGCAAGCTGGGTACTGGCCGGGGGATCGGCGATGTTTTGAGTGCCATCCCAAGGGATGTACGCAATATTCATCTGTCCGCCCAGCTCACAATTTTGTATTTTGTGTTTTTAAGATTGCCTTCAAGGCAATCCATTAGATCGCAATCATAGTGCATGGTATCGATTTTTTTTAGGGTAGTTGGATAATCCAAATTTGGATTGTCTTTGCATTTCAGTTCTGCCTGCAGTTTGGTTAATTCGTCCAGGCCTTCAAAGGTGGTGATGCAGGCATGCTCTTTTGTCTGTCTATTTTGCCTCAAGTCTGCACGAACCATATCTTTTGGCATTGGCGCCCAGCCCCTTACAAAATGGAAGGCATTCCACCGCTGGTGTTCAAGCCGGGCAAGGTTATTGCGGATGGTATCTGCAATTTTTCCGTCGGCATCCCGTTCCAATTCCTCTGCCTCCCGCAATTTTTGCGCCTGTGGAAATCCGTAGACCTGCCTCCATTTTTCGCTGGCATCCTGAATTTCCGGTTTGTCATACACAAGGTCAAAGCCCATCATGTTTAGTTTTATACGGATCGAAAGGGCGGCAGAGATGTTTGATTCACGCTTGAAGTTGCCGATTTTACCCCATTTGAGGTTGATAAGTTCATCTATTTTTTCAGCCGGATCTTTAATTCCGGTACCCGCATAGTTTACGGCAATGTGCTTTGCAAGGAGGTCCATATCCCCATTCTCAATATGGTCAAAGGTAAGAATTGCATCTTCAAAACCAAAAGGTTCTATCCTGATTGCGGCTTCTCCATTGAGCACATCCTCGGCAATAATGGGGGAAAAATATTTTGTGTGGGTAAAAAGGGCTATACCTTCCTTTATGCGCTCCTCGTAGCACCGCTGGCGAAATTCCATGGCAATTTCTGCGCTTAACTGGACATCCCCTAAAGCAACAATTACCGACGAAGCGTCAGCATTTTTAACACGGTTTATTACCGTATCATACATTTCTCTTGAAAGGGCGCTGCATTCCATAAATTCAATTCTGTATTTTTCCTTTGGCGCAGGGAAATATTTTTCATTGTCCTTGTCTTCTCCACCTGCAAAAATTCCACGGCACTGGTTCATAAAGATGCTTTGACTATCTTTTATATCTTTATCAATTACCAGGGCATGGTAATCTATTCCCAGGATTTGGTTTACTGCTATGCTCTGTTTAAGGAATTCACGGTTTATTTTCCCAAAGCCTATAAAGACATGCAGAAAATCAAATGTACCTTTTACCAGAGCCTTTTCGGCGTCTATACGTTCAAGGGGAATGAATTTGGTAATAGGGTTGTCGAATAAAAAGGAACGCACGGTGATTTCGTAAGGGTTAAAAAAGCGAATCTTTCCGCCTGCATTTTCGCTAAACATAAAATGTTCCACCCTTTCAATGTTGGTATACATAATGTGGGCAGTAAAACGCAATTTTTCACCGGCGTTACCCGAAGAGGTGTTAAGATGCTCTGTTATGGTTCTGGCTATTTCAAGATTTTTAACATCATCTTCGGAAACAGCAATAAGGGTTGTTTCCTTTGAATTAAAGAAACCGGTTTTTTTAAGCAGCGCTGCACTAAATTTTCCATTGAGGACTAAAAAACCATGGCCAATATATTCTTTTTTTTCTTCCTCGCTGCCCTCATTGGGGATTATAATGGTACTGCTTCTTTGTTCAGGTGTAAGGCTTGCAAGGAGGGTTTCCTGATGGACACTCTTTCCGGCAATGATCCATCTTTTCCTGGATGAGCATTTAAGGAAGAATATGGATAAGGTGTTCCAAAGATTCTTGAGGAATAAGTGTACGGCAAACAGCACGGTACAAAGCACAGCGGAGCTAAAGCAGAGAGTGATGGCAATACTGTAGAACATCTCTTCCCTTGCCAGTGCAGACCATATCTCCCGATCCCAATAAAAACTAAACATTCTTAAAGTGATGCTAAGTATCATGCCAAAATTATAAATGCGGTCCGGGCTCTTGCCTTCACGGTAGAAATAACTAACACCCGCCCAATTGAGCATCAGTCCTGCAATAAAAACAGCGGCAAAAAATACTATACGGGGAAGCTCTTTTGTAACACCCTTTGCCGGCTTATAGAAAAAATAAAAAAAGCCCCCGAATAGGACGAGGGCGATGGCGATTAGGCTTACCAGTGTTTCTGTAATCATCGTTTTTCTCCTATTAGCTTATGCAGATCGGCAATACATTGAACTACCTTCACCGTATCAGGATGATCTTTGCCAAGAACTTTTTCAAAAATGGCAAGGGCTTTTTGGTGGAATTCCAGCGCCTTTTCATGGTTTCCCATGCGGCCGTATGCCACGCCTATGTTGCTATACGATGATGCGGTAGAAGGATGCTCAGGGACAAGAACTTTTTCCCTAATGGCAAGGGCTTTTTGGTGGAATTCCAGCGCCTTTTCATGGTTTCCCATGTCGCTGTATTCCACGCCTATGTTGTTATACGATGATGCGATAGAAGGATGCTCAGGGACAAGAACTTTTTCCCTAATGGCAAGGGCTTTTTGGTGGAATTCCAGCGCCTTTTCATGGTTTCCCATGTCGCTGTATTCCACGCCTATGTTGTTATACGATGATGCGATAGAAGGATGCTCAGGGACAAGAACTTTTTCCTCAATGGCAAGGGCTTTTTGGTGGAATTCCAGCGCCTTTTCATGGTTTCCCATGCGGCTGTATGCCGCGCCTATGTTGCCATACGATAATGCGGTATCAGGATGCTCAGGGACAAGAACTTTTTCCCTAATGGCAAGGGCTTTTTGGGAGAATTCCAGCGCCTTTTCATGGTTTCCCATGTTGCCGTATTCCACGCCTATGTTGCTATACGATGATGCGGTAGAAGGATGCTCAGGGACAAGAACTTTTTCCCTAATGGCAAGGGCTTTTTGGTGGAATTCCAGCGCCTTTTCATGGTTTCCCATGCGGCTGTATGTCCCGCCTATGTTGTTATACGATGATGCGGTATCAGGATGCTCAGGGACAAGAACTTTTTCCCTAATGGCAAGGGCTTTTTGGGAGAATTCCAGCGCCTTTTCATGGTTTCCCATGTCGCCGTATTCCACGCCTATGTTGTTATACGATGATGCGATAGAAGGATGCTCAGGGACAAGAACTTTTTCCTCAATGGCAAGGGCTTTTTGGTGGAATTCCAGCGCCTTTTCATGGTTTCCCATGCGGCTGTATGCCGCGCCTATGTTGCCATACGATAATGCGGTATCAGGATGCTCAGGGACAAGAACTTTTTCCCTAATGGCAAGGGCTTTTTGGTGGAATTCCAGCGCCTTTTCATGGTTTCCCATGCGGCTGTATGTCCCGCCTATGTTGTTATACGATGATGCGGTATCAAGATGCTCAGGGACAAGAACTTTTTCCCTAATGGCAAGGGCTTTTTGGGAGAATTCCAGCGCCTTTTCATGGTTTCCCATGTCGCTGTATGCCATGCCTATGTTGCTATACGATAATGCGGTATCAGGATGCTCAGGGACAAGAACTTTTTCAAAAATGGCAAGGGCTTTTTGGTGGAATTCCAGCGCCTTTTCATGGTTTCCCATGTCGCTGTATGTCCCGCCTATGTTGTTATACGATGATGCGGTATCAGGATGCTCAAGGCCAAGAACTTTTTCCCTAATGGCAAGGGCTTTTTGGTGGAATTCCAGCGCCTTTTCATGGTTTCCCATGCCGCCGTATGCCCCGCCTATGTTGCCATACGATAATGCGGTATCAGGATGCTCAGGGACAAGAACTTTTTCCCTAATGGCAAGGGCTTTTTGGTGGAATTCCAGCGCCTTTTCATGGTTTCCCATGTTGCCGTATGCCACGCCTATGTTGCTATACGATGATGCGGTAGAAGGATGCTCAGGGACAAGAACTTTTTCCTCAATGGCAAGGGCTTTTTGGTGGAATTCCAGCGCCTTTTCATGGTTTCCCATGCGGCTGTATATAATGCCTATGTTGTTATACAATGATGCGGTATTGGGATGCTCAGGGACAAGAACTTTTTTACAAATGGCAAGGGCTTTTTGGTGGAATTCCAGTGCCAGAACGTAATCCGCCAATACATTACTGACAAAATTCCCAATATCATTGTAGTAGTACCTTATAGCTTCTCTATCTGTACCGTCTTTTTCAAGATCAAGATATTTTGCCGGCGAATACTTTTCCTTATTCTCCTTCTGCAAAGCATGCCAGTATTCTCCCAGCTCATATTCATTCTTTCTATAGATATAATCAAACACATCAAAATCAAGCAGGAAAGCGTACATTTTGTCCCATTCTTTTAGATCAAAATACTGGCGGGACAGTTCATCAGACTTTCGGTTAGAAGCAATATCAGAAGCTGTTTCCATGTAGGAAACGATGCGGCGGCGGTATTCCTCTCCGCCGTCTTTCATGCGCTTTGTAACGGCCTCTTGTATAAACCAATTATCGAATACGATAAGCCCATTTCGTTTGGAAAGATGCCCGGACATTCCGTTATATAGCTGCGACCAGTAGAGCGGGGCGGCTTTGGTTATCCCCAAAATCTCAGACTCGCTTAAACCGGCGCGGGAAGATACTAATAACCCAAGGACTTCACCGGTAAAATTCGGTATACTGTGGCCGTCTTTGTTGCGGGCATCACAGTACGTTTTTTCCAGGCGGTCAACAACCATGTCGTAGAAGTCTTCCAAATTCTGTGCAGAAAGATAAACGTTAAGACGGGCGTCAATTTCCTCGTGTACCCCGAAGACCCGAAGCTCGTCCAAAAGCACCCGCAGGGCAAGGGTGTTTTCACTTTCCTTGTCCCGGATAATGCGCTCAATTTGTTCGGGTTTTAGCTTCTTTGCATAAGACGCAAGATAATCGGTGATGAGGGTTTTCCGCTCTTCCATCGGGAGGGTTTCAACTTCGATACAGGGGTAGTTCCGGCGTTTGAAGACCTCCATGGTTTTGTCATCCGGTTGTGTGGAAAAAACAACATGTACATTCGGGGGAAAGGCAGGGAGCCAGTTGAGAAGCTTCGCGTTGTCAATATCAGCAAGTTTATCCATGCCGTCAAGGACCAGGATAAGTTTTTCCTTTTTCGCCGCTGTCCAGAGCAGGTTTTGTAGATTATCTTTAAGGTTATCGGCCCCCTTTGGCGCATCGCTATCCATGCGATCTTCATCAGGGGGAAGCCCGGTGATTTGCGTAATTTCGTTGATGAGGCGTTCGCTTATTTTGCGGTAATCACCTTCGGAAATGGAATTGCCGATAAAATGATACACAATTTTATCGTGTTGTTTCTTCCTGCGCTGTATCCAGTTGGCGATAAGGGCGCTTTTCCCCATGCCCCTTTTCCCGGTAACTACCATGGTTCGGTCCGCTTCTTCCCCTGACGCATTTGCAAAATCGTCCAGCTTCTGCAGGGTATCCCCATTGGGAACATACACATTGGTGCGGCTTTTTAAGAAGGCTTTCTGTTCCAGCCGTTCTTTTTCAAGAAGCGACAGGGCGCCCTGGGGCCAGAGTGTATCTACCAGGGTTTTGAAATCCTTTTCAATCATTTCGCCTAGGTTTTCAATAGAACGGTAATCCTTTACTGGGTAGTCTTTCTTTTTACGCAATGTTTTTTTAAGGGCGGAAAGTTTCTTCTTCGCAGGGCTTCCCCTATCTTCTCTAAATTCAGCGGGGGTTTCCATTTCAGGGGAACGGAAATAAAAATAGGCGTTTATTTTTTCTTTTATCCGCAGTACCCCCTGCTGGATTTCCATTTCGGTGATACTGGCGCCTTTGTCCAGTTCACCGCCTACCCAGGGGTATTCCGTAAAAACACCGGTGTTGTCTCTTATCAGGCGGCGCTCCTCAGGGGAAGGAACCCAACCGTAGCGTTCCCCTAAAAGGCCGATAAAAAAAGGAGTGGTTTTTTCAATTTCCTTTAGGCAAATATCCACAACCTTTCCCTGTTTTGACTCCTCTTCGCTGATGCCCCAGCGGAGGTCAAGCTCAAGAAAGGAGATGTCCCGCTCTTCGCAGTAGCGGCGAATGGAGGGGAATATCTTCATCACAAGGTAATCCCGCTCGGCCTGCATGTCCCGGAATGTTGACGAGATGAACACACGGATCTGGCGTTCTTCGATTTGGTTTGTTTTTCTTGCATCGGTCATCTTTTACACCCCCTAACAATTTACCCAATACCAAACGATAGCCATCTGTTATTAGTATCGCCGAATTAACGGCCCTTAACTAATGAATTAAGTTCGTTGAAGGCGTTGTCTATTTCTTTTTTCCTATAGTTCAGTCCAAGGTAGCCCGGCCTTCCCCAGGGCTAGCCTTTAATCCCGCAGCCGCCGTTCAAAAATGGCATCGTCTATGTCATCAATAACTTACTCAGAACATCTCCCTGATATGCAAGCCCCGCATTGACACTAAATACATTCAATACGGCGAATTCTTCCCTATCCATATTGACAACACTTTATATTATCAATAATTCTCTGGCAAGCCGTTTTCAATTAACATCAGGTAAGCCCGTTCCGTTCGGCAAGGTACTCCGACATGCCGTTGTATAATTGAGACCATGAGAGCGGATCGGCGCCGCTTATCCCCAAAATTTCAGGCGCGCTTAAACCGGCGCGGGAAGGCGGGGAGCCAGTCGAGGAGTTTTGCATTGTCCGTATCATCAATATTTTCCATGCCCTCAAGGACCAGAATCAGTTTTTTTTTCGCCGCAGCCCAGAGCAGGTTTTGCAGATTTTCTGTAAGTGCATCGGCTCCCATTGGCGCATCTCCATCCAGGATGGACAGGTCCCCCTCAGGGGGAAGCTAGGTATTACCTGTTAGCTTATGCAGATCGGCTATTCGTTGAAATACCTGCACCGTATCAGGATGATCTTTGCCCAAAAACCTTTTCCTGAATGGCAAGGGCTTTTTTATTAAATTTCAACGCCTCTTCTTTGTTTCCCAGGTCTCTGTATACCAGGCCGAGGTTGCTATACGATGCTGCAGTAGCAGAATGCTCAAAGCCAAAAACTTTTTCCCTAATAGCAAGGGCTTTTTGGAAGAATTCCAGCGCCTCCTTATAATTTCCCATGGCGCCGTATATTAGGCCTATGTTGTTATAGGAATCTGCAGTAGAAGGATGCTCAAAACCAAAAACTTTTTCGTGAATGGCAAGGGTTTTTTGAAAGAATTCCAGCGCCTTTTCATTGTTTCCCATGTCCCGGTATACCGCGCCTATGGTGGTATAGGATGTTGCAGTATCGGGGTGCTCAAGGCCAAGAACTTTTTCCTGAATGGCAAGAGCTTTTTGGTAGAATTCCAGTGTTTTTTCTTTGTTTCGCATGTCGCTGTATACCATGCCTATATTGTTATAGGCTCTTGCAGTATCAGGATGATTAAGACCAAGAACCTTTTCCCGAATGACAAGGACTTTTTGGTAGAATTCCAGCGTCTTTTCATAGTTTCCCATGACATGGTATGTTATGCCTATGCTGTTATACGATGCTGCAGTATCAAGATGTTCAAGGCCAAAAACTTTTTCGTGAATGGCAAGGGTTTTTTGAAAGAATTCCAGCGCCTTTTCATAGTTTCCCATGCTCCAATATACCCCGCCTATGCTGTAATACGATGCTGCAGTACGATTATGTCCAAGGCCAAAAACTTTTTCGAAAACAACAAGGGCTTTTTGATGGAATTCAAGCGCCCTTTCATTGTTTCCCATGTCGCTGTATACCACGCCTATGTTGTAATACTCTGCTGCAGTATAAGGATGCTCAGGACCATTAACTTTTTCACTAATAGCAAGGGATTTTTGGTAAAATTCCAGTGCCTTTTCTTTATTTCCCAAATTGTTGTATACCGATCCTATGGCATCATAGGCTGCCGCATGAGAAGGATGCCCAAGGCCAAAAACTTTTTCCCGAATGACAAGAGCTTTTTGGTAGAATTCCAGTGCCTTTCCGTGGTTTCCCATGGCTTCGTATATCACGCCTATGTTGCTATACGATCCGGCAGTATCAAGATGCTCAAGGCCAAATATTTTTTCCTTACTGGCAATGGCTTTTTGGTAGAATTCCAACGCCTTCTCATTGTTTCCCATGGTGCGGTATATCACACCGATGTTGTTATAGGATCCTGCGGTATCAGGATGTTCAGAGCCAAGAACTTTTTCCTGAATGACAAGGGCTTTTTGGTAGAATTCCAACCCCGTCTCTTTGTTTTCCATATTAAGGTATACCGACCCTATGTTATTATATGCTGTTGCAGTAGAAGGGTGCTCAGGGCCAAAAATCTTTCCCCTGATGGCAATGTCTTTTTGGAAGAATTCCAGAGCCCTTTCATAGTTTTTCATATCCCGGTATACCAAAGCTACGCTGTTATACGAATCTACGACAGAGGGATGATTAAGGCCAAAAACTTTTTCTCTAATGGCAAGGGCCCTTAGAAAGAATTCCAGCGCCTTTTCATAATTTCCCATGTTCCTGCATTCCAGACCTATGTTGAAATAGGATGTTGCAGTATTGGGGTGCTCAAGGCCAAAAACTTTTTCATAAATCTCAAGGGATTTTTGGTGGAATTCCAGCGCCTTTTCATTATTCCTCATGCCCCCATATACCACGCCCATATTGTTATA is drawn from Leadbettera azotonutricia ZAS-9 and contains these coding sequences:
- a CDS encoding alpha/beta hydrolase; amino-acid sequence: MKKPAKPLIAFCACILVVILSMCFAALVQTGFGKIRVSTGSFENMAGGVPGSIAYKLYVPAGADKDHPVPAVLVMHGYQNDKETSAAYGIELARRGIAALSVDLYGHGDNSLGMRFRGWGKAKLTNLDKKVSGPQRFLIMMTFSILDFFKPAISEGVKDSSMGGKDAYRYLQSLDFVDPGRIGITGHSMGTWASWSTGAAFPGHKAIVLQCGELLSPDYYDAAANKFNNVLLLQARYDEFDYFRDYQKNVIGLEKTPLRYRDFMGQTSPVEWNRTYGSFADGTARRMELLQTNHRLATHDGHALTTAMYWFTNALDVKPSLADSNHIYMIKEVLALLAMLAALASMLPLCLLFARLPFFAPIVQGLETSNLKLVSPKGRRKVAIIAILVSGLTFPFLGQLGHGLMPVPENIFRMTIGNGFITWLTFLMLVSLFMLLHWYKKGEGKRIGATLYDLGLGDKAAPDRLNWQVIGKSVLLAFILTGIMYILVCVCVTVFQLDFRFIWPFFRPFTFNRLGQFFVYLPFYAAFFTVNAGVRLYGQLRLPEKSSPAKTQLAWWGYSVFIMLGGVFLIVLIEYIPFFLGFGPGADLLFSSLFGGPFMSVMILLIPQFAVFFFLSTWLYRKTGRIYLGSFIVAILASWVLAGGSAMF
- a CDS encoding tetratricopeptide repeat protein encodes the protein MTDARKTNQIEERQIRVFISSTFRDMQAERDYLVMKIFPSIRRYCEERDISFLELDLRWGISEEESKQGKVVDICLKEIEKTTPFFIGLLGERYGWVPSPEERRLIRDNTGVFTEYPWVGGELDKGASITEMEIQQGVLRIKEKINAYFYFRSPEMETPAEFREDRGSPAKKKLSALKKTLRKKKDYPVKDYRSIENLGEMIEKDFKTLVDTLWPQGALSLLEKERLEQKAFLKSRTNVYVPNGDTLQKLDDFANASGEEADRTMVVTGKRGMGKSALIANWIQRRKKQHDKIVYHFIGNSISEGDYRKISERLINEITQITGLPPDEDRMDSDAPKGADNLKDNLQNLLWTAAKKEKLILVLDGMDKLADIDNAKLLNWLPAFPPNVHVVFSTQPDDKTMEVFKRRNYPCIEVETLPMEERKTLITDYLASYAKKLKPEQIERIIRDKESENTLALRVLLDELRVFGVHEEIDARLNVYLSAQNLEDFYDMVVDRLEKTYCDARNKDGHSIPNFTGEVLGLLVSSRAGLSESEILGITKAAPLYWSQLYNGMSGHLSKRNGLIVFDNWFIQEAVTKRMKDGGEEYRRRIVSYMETASDIASNRKSDELSRQYFDLKEWDKMYAFLLDFDVFDYIYRKNEYELGEYWHALQKENKEKYSPAKYLDLEKDGTDREAIRYYYNDIGNFVSNVLADYVLALEFHQKALAICKKVLVPEHPNTASLYNNIGIIYSRMGNHEKALEFHQKALAIEEKVLVPEHPSTASSYSNIGVAYGNMGNHEKALEFHQKALAIREKVLVPEHPDTALSYGNIGGAYGGMGNHEKALEFHQKALAIREKVLGLEHPDTASSYNNIGGTYSDMGNHEKALEFHQKALAIFEKVLVPEHPDTALSYSNIGMAYSDMGNHEKALEFSQKALAIREKVLVPEHLDTASSYNNIGGTYSRMGNHEKALEFHQKALAIREKVLVPEHPDTALSYGNIGAAYSRMGNHEKALEFHQKALAIEEKVLVPEHPSIASSYNNIGVEYGDMGNHEKALEFSQKALAIREKVLVPEHPDTASSYNNIGGTYSRMGNHEKALEFHQKALAIREKVLVPEHPSTASSYSNIGVEYGNMGNHEKALEFSQKALAIREKVLVPEHPDTALSYGNIGAAYSRMGNHEKALEFHQKALAIEEKVLVPEHPSIASSYNNIGVEYSDMGNHEKALEFHQKALAIREKVLVPEHPSIASSYNNIGVEYSDMGNHEKALEFHQKALAIREKVLVPEHPSTASSYSNIGVAYGRMGNHEKALEFHQKALAIFEKVLGKDHPDTVKVVQCIADLHKLIGEKR